CCGCCGCGACGTCGGCCGCGGGACGGAAGCAGTCGTCCGACATACCGGTTCGTCGGCCGGCCGTGGCAAGAAGTCTCGGGGCAGAGCGCTCTGGGAGGAACTGCTCGACGGAGCCACGGCGTCAGTCGTCGTCGCTCCAGACCGGGCCGTCGTGGCGACCGTTGACTGACCCGCCTGCGCCCATCGTCACAGCGTCGTCGCCGTCGCCGACGAACCGGCCGAACGCCGACGAGATGGCGTCGTGACCGATGATGGTGAACCCGAGGAATATCGTGAGGAAGCCGACGAGCGTGAGGGTGGAGATGGTCTCGCCGAGCAGGAGCCACCCACCCAGCGTGGCGACGATGGGGACGACGTAGAACACGAGGTTCCCGTGGATGGGGCCGACGTCGTCGAGCAGGCCGAAGTACGCGATGAACGCCACCGCGCCCGAGAACACGCCGACGTAGCCGAGGGCGACGAGCGCGGCGGGCGTCCACGCGACGGCTCCGAGCCGCTCGCCGGTCCCCAGGCTCAGGAGGTGACAGAGGAGTGCACCGACGGGCAGCGCCCACGCCGTCCTGACGGTACTCGACAGCGAGGAGTCGGCCCGGCGGATGAGGACGGCACCGAGCGCACCGCTCACCGCGCCCGCGAACACGATGGCCTTGCCGAGGACGGCACCGCCGACCAGGGCGCTCGGGTCGACGCCGACGACGAGCGCCACGCCGACGAACCCGACGGCCATTCCGAGCGCGCCGACCCGCGAGAGGCGCTCGTTCGACAGGATACCGGCGGCGAGCACCGGCGTCAGGATGGGGTTGAGACTGAAGACGATAGCGCCCACCCCGCTGGTGGTGTACTGCTGACCGACGAAGATGAAGACGTTCGCCAAGCCGATGGCGAAGACGCCCGCCGCGAGGATGCCGGCGACGTCGGCGCGCGTCCGCGGCAGTAGCTCTTCGCGTGGGAACCGCGCCAGCACGAACCCGAACAGCAGCACCGCCCCGATGTCGAACCGGAACGCCGCGAACAGGAGCGGCGGGAAGTACGCCAGTCCGGCCGTCGCCGCGACGAACGTCCCGCCGAAGCAGACGCTGGCGACGAGGAACGCCGCGACCAGCCGGAGACGCGAGTCCGTCACCGCCCCCTCGCGGTCGCCGTGTGACTCGTTCGCAGAGCTATTCGAACACTCGGTTCAGACGTGGAGACCATCACTTGTTTCGAAAGAGGCGGGTTCGACGGTTGAACCTGTCCAGTAATACTTTCGCTGCGTGTAACATCGACCAGTGCCGACGGCGATTCACACTGTGACGATTTTTCGTGGTGCGAAAACCGCTATGTGGGAGGACTCTGAACACGGTGTATGGACACGGCGCTGGAGGAGATCGAGTTCCTCGCCCGCTCGGAGAACCGGGTGGCCGTCCTCCGGGCGCTGGACGACGCGCCGGCCACGCGGCGCGAACTCGGCGACCGCATCGACGCCTCCCAGCCCACGCTCGGACGGGTGCTGAACGACCTGGCGGACCGCCAGTGGATATCGTACGACGGGACGCGCTACGAGGCGACGGCGACCGGTCGGCTCGTCGCCGAGCAGTTCACCGCGCTCTCGGAGACGCTGGCGACCGAACTGCGACTCCGGCCGGTCGTCGAGTGGCTCCCGGAGGCGTCGATGGGGTTCGACCTCCGGCACCTCGCCGACGCGACCATCACGATACCGACCCAGACGAAGCCCGGCGCGCCCGTCCATCGGGTGCTCGAACTGCTCCGGGCGACGGACCACGTCCGAATCGTCTCCCACGCGCTGAACGAGCAGAGCCTCGACGTGGTGCGGCGGCGGGTCGTCGCGGGCGAGCAGTCCGTCGAGGGCGTCTTCTCGCAGACCGCGCTCGACGCCGTCGCCAGCGACGACGCGCTCCGGGGGCAGCTCCGCG
This region of Halomarina salina genomic DNA includes:
- a CDS encoding DMT family transporter, which codes for MTDSRLRLVAAFLVASVCFGGTFVAATAGLAYFPPLLFAAFRFDIGAVLLFGFVLARFPREELLPRTRADVAGILAAGVFAIGLANVFIFVGQQYTTSGVGAIVFSLNPILTPVLAAGILSNERLSRVGALGMAVGFVGVALVVGVDPSALVGGAVLGKAIVFAGAVSGALGAVLIRRADSSLSSTVRTAWALPVGALLCHLLSLGTGERLGAVAWTPAALVALGYVGVFSGAVAFIAYFGLLDDVGPIHGNLVFYVVPIVATLGGWLLLGETISTLTLVGFLTIFLGFTIIGHDAISSAFGRFVGDGDDAVTMGAGGSVNGRHDGPVWSDDD
- a CDS encoding helix-turn-helix transcriptional regulator, with the translated sequence MDTALEEIEFLARSENRVAVLRALDDAPATRRELGDRIDASQPTLGRVLNDLADRQWISYDGTRYEATATGRLVAEQFTALSETLATELRLRPVVEWLPEASMGFDLRHLADATITIPTQTKPGAPVHRVLELLRATDHVRIVSHALNEQSLDVVRRRVVAGEQSVEGVFSQTALDAVASDDALRGQLRDLLASPDAEIRLHDERVPLAVTITDDRVHLLLRDDDGFLRAAVDTDDEVVRDWAEEAYDRYWAAATPLDPSDLDADSLG